In a genomic window of Rubrobacter calidifluminis:
- a CDS encoding zinc metallopeptidase, with the protein MGGYFGYFMVLILGAIISGGAALWVRSSYARYSGQRSMSGLSGAQVARMILDRNGLYDVRVEPVAGQLTDHYDPGAKVVRLSEGNFTKSSIAAVSVAAHECGHAIQDARGYLPMKFRSGMFPIVSFSSQIWPLAFFAAIIMGVGTALGSLLIQIAVILFLAVLAFHVVTLPVEINASTRAYGLLKSYGVLSSQEVAGTRRVLTAAAFTYIAAALTALLTFLYLLFVSRQ; encoded by the coding sequence GTGGGTGGCTATTTCGGCTACTTCATGGTACTGATCCTGGGGGCTATTATCTCCGGTGGCGCCGCGTTGTGGGTGAGAAGCTCCTACGCGCGTTACTCGGGCCAGAGGAGCATGAGCGGCCTGAGCGGAGCGCAGGTGGCGCGCATGATCCTGGACCGCAACGGGCTATATGACGTCAGGGTCGAGCCCGTCGCAGGACAGCTGACCGACCACTACGACCCGGGGGCCAAGGTTGTCCGGCTCTCCGAGGGCAACTTCACCAAAAGCTCGATCGCGGCGGTCAGCGTAGCGGCGCACGAGTGCGGGCACGCCATCCAGGACGCCAGAGGATACCTGCCGATGAAGTTCAGGAGCGGGATGTTCCCGATAGTGAGCTTCAGCAGCCAGATCTGGCCTCTGGCGTTCTTCGCGGCGATAATCATGGGGGTGGGTACAGCGCTGGGCTCACTGCTCATCCAGATAGCGGTCATACTCTTCTTGGCCGTCCTGGCCTTCCATGTGGTGACGCTGCCGGTGGAGATAAACGCCTCGACCCGCGCCTACGGGCTCTTGAAGAGCTACGGTGTACTCTCCAGCCAGGAGGTGGCTGGGACCCGCCGGGTGCTCACGGCGGCGGCTTTCACCTACATCGCCGCGGCGCTCACGGCGCTTCTGACCTTCCTCTACCTCCTGTTCGTCAGCAGGCAGTAG
- a CDS encoding Crp/Fnr family transcriptional regulator, with the protein MPFRRSTGGFAALSAPEGFTRRDFEEAGVRFVERSYQAKETIFAPGDPDDQLYFLLEGTIRLYRLYDGYKEATTAILKDGGIFGKLSLVEGRWQNVFAEAVTDVRVAGVPKSSLEQVVKNNPEFALKLFSSLSERLRQSDEVIERLLHREVSTRLAALLLNLSERLGNGDGEGAVIDLRLTHRDLANMIASTREAVSKVMSEFQREGYIKVLNRRIVIADRAALEEQASKISGLQVDGQQPI; encoded by the coding sequence ATGCCTTTCAGGCGCAGCACCGGCGGTTTCGCGGCCCTCAGCGCGCCCGAGGGTTTCACACGGCGGGATTTCGAGGAGGCCGGGGTCAGGTTCGTCGAACGCAGCTACCAGGCAAAGGAGACGATCTTCGCCCCTGGAGACCCCGACGACCAGCTCTACTTCCTGCTCGAGGGTACGATAAGGCTCTACCGGCTCTACGACGGCTACAAGGAAGCCACCACGGCCATCCTCAAGGACGGGGGTATCTTCGGAAAGCTGAGCCTCGTGGAGGGGCGCTGGCAAAATGTCTTCGCCGAGGCAGTGACCGACGTGCGGGTGGCTGGGGTGCCGAAGAGTTCGCTGGAGCAGGTGGTGAAGAACAACCCCGAGTTCGCGCTCAAGCTCTTCTCCTCGCTCTCCGAGCGCCTCAGGCAGTCGGACGAGGTGATAGAGCGGCTGCTGCACCGTGAGGTCTCCACCCGGCTGGCCGCGCTCCTGCTCAACCTTTCCGAGAGGCTGGGGAACGGGGACGGGGAAGGAGCGGTGATAGACCTCAGGCTCACCCACCGGGATCTGGCCAACATGATCGCATCCACCCGGGAGGCTGTCTCGAAGGTGATGAGCGAGTTCCAGCGCGAGGGGTACATAAAGGTGCTCAACCGGCGCATTGTGATCGCCGACCGCGCGGCGCTCGAGGAGCAGGCATCGAAGATCTCGGGGCTTCAGGTGGACGGCCAGCAGCCCATATAA
- a CDS encoding RNA polymerase sigma factor: MGYTSAAELARWRERLGRLSLDRTKLEDDELVERTLAGDLRSYEELVRRYERLVWRVLYPYSRREVSAEDLVQETFLRAYDRLESFNPQYRFKTWLLAIANNLGVDTLRRRKETIEFIPEVHSGHESSGPEDEAVEADRSRSIQRMVVDLPESYSVPLILRYAEGLSYAEISEVLGISVPAVKSRLFRARNMLANRLEESGEVL; this comes from the coding sequence ATGGGTTACACCTCCGCAGCGGAACTGGCCAGATGGCGCGAGAGGCTCGGCCGGCTCTCGCTCGACAGGACGAAGCTCGAGGATGACGAGCTGGTCGAGCGTACTCTTGCCGGGGACTTGCGTTCCTACGAGGAGCTGGTCCGGAGGTACGAGAGGCTCGTCTGGAGGGTGCTCTATCCTTACTCCAGGCGTGAGGTATCGGCCGAGGATCTCGTACAGGAGACGTTCTTGAGGGCCTACGACAGGCTCGAATCCTTCAACCCCCAGTACAGGTTCAAGACCTGGCTGCTCGCGATCGCCAACAACCTCGGCGTGGACACGCTCAGGAGAAGGAAAGAGACCATCGAGTTCATCCCGGAGGTGCATTCGGGGCACGAATCCAGCGGGCCCGAGGACGAGGCCGTCGAGGCCGACCGCTCGCGCAGCATCCAGAGGATGGTTGTGGACCTGCCGGAATCCTACAGCGTACCGCTGATCCTGCGCTACGCCGAAGGGCTCAGCTACGCGGAGATCTCCGAGGTTCTCGGAATCTCGGTACCGGCTGTCAAGAGCAGGCTCTTTCGGGCCCGCAACATGCTTGCGAACCGGCTGGAGGAATCCGGAGAGGTCCTGTGA
- a CDS encoding anti-sigma factor family protein, with protein sequence MRCQDGRTGCDPTRVFEFAEGSLDPREEREVREHLSCCPECRRLYERESGLSSFLAGSMGRCVPVERSSISRGVVMALPTRSAKVRAAWCALAIVLFVAALLDLERTGGVELVGAFAGAFNELSGLISGVAEAVHTGISVAAWPLLLILGVGTFVDAVIAVVVVAAVRRSRRA encoded by the coding sequence GTGAGGTGTCAGGATGGAAGGACCGGATGCGATCCCACGCGTGTCTTCGAGTTTGCGGAGGGTTCGCTAGATCCCCGGGAGGAGAGGGAGGTGCGCGAGCATCTGTCGTGCTGCCCGGAGTGCCGGCGGCTCTACGAGCGGGAGTCTGGGCTGAGCTCTTTCCTCGCGGGGAGCATGGGCCGCTGCGTCCCGGTGGAGAGGAGCTCCATAAGCCGGGGCGTGGTGATGGCCCTGCCCACCCGATCGGCGAAGGTCCGGGCCGCTTGGTGCGCCCTGGCGATCGTGCTGTTCGTCGCCGCACTGCTGGATCTGGAGCGTACGGGGGGGGTAGAACTGGTGGGCGCTTTCGCCGGGGCGTTCAACGAGCTCTCCGGGCTCATTTCGGGGGTTGCGGAGGCCGTGCACACTGGGATCTCGGTAGCCGCTTGGCCGCTTCTTCTGATCCTCGGGGTCGGGACCTTCGTGGACGCCGTCATAGCGGTGGTCGTGGTGGCTGCCGTCCGCCGCTCGCGGCGGGCATGA